A genomic region of Raphanus sativus cultivar WK10039 chromosome 6, ASM80110v3, whole genome shotgun sequence contains the following coding sequences:
- the LOC108813704 gene encoding pentatricopeptide repeat-containing protein At3g13160, mitochondrial yields MSSLSRLLLRGTNSFSAPTNGRFFSAAAAATSQRTPSLITLVNDEQDPKYITEKFKKASETEWFRKNIAVYERTVRRLAAAKKFEWIEEILEEQNKYHNMSKEGFVARIINLYGRAGMFENAQKVFDGMPERNCKRSVLSFNALLNACVNSKKFDLVEGIFQELPGKLSIQPDIASYNTLIKGLCGKGSLSEAIALVDEIESKGLKPDHFTYNLLLHETYTKGHFEQGEEIWGRMVEKNVARDIRSYNARLLGLALEMKSEEMVSLFDELKGNGIKPDVFTFTAMVRGCAGAGKVDEAKTWYKELEKNGFRPMKLIFSSLLPAMCKAGDLESAFELCKEIFTKRLLVDGAIMQDVVDELVKGSKKEEAEEIVELAKKNDYLQFKLRLSSEE; encoded by the coding sequence ATGTCGTCTCTCTCTCGCCTTCTCCTCCGTGGCACCAACAGCTTCAGCGCCCCCACGAACGGCCGCTTTTTCTCCGCCGCTGCAGCCGCGACCTCGCAGCGAACACCGTCCCTCATCACCCTCGTGAACGACGAACAAGACCCAAAGTACATCACGGAGAAGTTCAAAAAGGCTTCCGAAACGGAGTGGTTCCGGAAGAACATTGCCGTCTACGAGAGAACCGTCCGCCGCCTCGCCGCCGCCAAGAAGTTCGAGTGGATCGAGGAGATCCTGGAGGAGCAGAACAAGTACCATAACATGTCAAAGGAAGGGTTCGTGGCGAGGATCATCAACCTCTACGGACGAGCCGGTATGTTCGAGAATGCACAGAAGGTGTTCGACGGAATGCCTGAGAGAAACTGCAAGAGATCAGTGTTGTCTTTCAACGCCTTGCTGAATGCGTGTGTGAACTCCAAGAAGTTCGATTTGGTTGAAGGTATCTTCCAGGAGTTGCCAGGTAAACTCTCGATCCAGCCAGATATTGCATCTTACAATACTCTGATCAAGGGGTTGTGCGGAAAGGGTTCCTTGTCGGAAGCTATTGCGTTGGTTGATGAGATTGAGAGCAAGGGTCTGAAACCTGATCATTTCACGTACAACTTGCTTTTACATGAGACGTATACAAAAGGGCACTTTGAGCAGGGAGAAGAGATATGGGGTAGAATGGTGGAGAAGAACGTTGCGAGAGACATACGTAGTTACAATGCTCGGTTGTTAGGATTAGCCTTGGAGATGAAATCAGAGGAGATGGTTAGTCTCTTTGACGAGCTCAAGGGTAATGGGATAAAACCTGATGTATTCACGTTCACTGCGATGGTTAGAGGATGTGCCGGTGCAGGAAAAGTGGATGAAGCCAAAACGTGGTACAAGGAGTTGGAGAAGAACGGTTTTCGCCCAATGAAATTGATCTTTTCCTCGTTGCTCCCTGCGATGTGCAAGGCTGGCGATTTGGAGTCGGCTTTTGAGCTCTGCAAGGAGATATTCACTAAGCGTCTACTTGTCGATGGGGCCATCATGCAGGACGTAGTTGATGAGTTGGTGAAAGgatcaaagaaagaagaagcgGAGGAGATTGTTGAACTCGCTAAGAAGAACGATTATTTACAGTTCAAGCTACGTCTCTCTTCCGAAGAGTAG
- the LOC130496756 gene encoding pentatricopeptide repeat-containing protein At3g13150-like: MSKVGSSLYTRLHGIFKESPISTVKTTAKPKTQSKSKKFVTKSKKPTASSSVAGGDVVNSSNSDAKATKDSKLTKKVEKFKRSCESATFRQVHGLYSAFIRRLRDANKFSIIDDVLQHQNKYDDIKSEDFVIRIMLLYGYSGMADHAHKLFDEMPQLNCERTNKSFNALLSAYVNSRKVDEAMKVFKELPEKLGITPDLVTYNTMIKAVCRKGSMEDILSILEEVERNGLEPDMITFNTLLEEFYRRDLFAEGDRIWDLMKSKSLVPNVRSYNSRVRGLTRNKRFADAVELTGVMRAEGVSPDVHTYNAFITGYRGDNNLEEALKWYDEMKEAGLTPDTVTYCLLIPLVCKKGDLERAVEMSEEAIGHKVLSRPNMYKPVIDGLVGEGKTDKAMQLVKDGKLQSYFRYLPGVSAGKKDTATVPVSSSPVEATSVGDE; this comes from the coding sequence ATGAGCAAAGTGGGCTCCTCGCTGTACACTCGCCTCCATGGAATCTTCAAAGAATCTCCCATCTCCACCGTCAAGACCACCgcaaaacccaaaacccaatcCAAATCCAAAAAGTTCGTTACCAAATCGAAGAAACCCACAGCTTCTTCCTCCGTCGCCGGAGGAGACGTGGTGAACTCCTCGAACTCCGACGCCAAGGCAACGAAAGATTCGAAATTGACGAAGAAAGTAGAGAAATTCAAGAGATCCTGCGAGTCGGCGACCTTCCGCCAAGTCCACGGCCTCTACAGCGCCTTCATCCGCCGTCTCAGGGACGCGAACAAGTTCTCGATCATCGACGACGTCCTCCAGCACCAGAATAAGTACGACGACATAAAGTCCGAAGATTTCGTCATCCGCATCATGCTCCTCTACGGATACTCTGGAATGGCCGATCACGCCCACAAgctgttcgatgaaatgcctcAGCTAAACTGCGAGAGGACCAACAAGTCCTTCAACGCGCTTTTATCCGCTTATGTTAACTCCAGGAAGGTCGATGAGGCCATGAAGGTGTTCAAGGAGTTGCCGGAGAAGCTGGGGATCACTCCCGATCTCGTCACTTACAACACCATGATCAAGGCGGTTTGTCGTAAAGGCTCCATGGAGGATATACTGTCGATCTTGGAGGAGGTTGAGAGGAACGGGCTTGAGCCTGATATGATCACTTTCAATACGTTGTTGGAGGAGTTTTACAGGAGGGATTTGTTTGCTGAAGGAGATAGGATTTGGGATCTGATGAAGTCCAAGAGTCTTGTTCCCAACGTTAGGAGTTATAACTCGAGAGTGAGAGGTTTGACTCGGAACAAGAGGTTTGCGGATGCGGTTGAGCTCACTGGTGTTATGAGAGCCGAAGGGGTCTCTCCTGATGTGCACACGTACAATGCTTTCATCACGGGTTACCGCGGGGATAACAACCTCGAGGAGGCTTTGAAATGGTACGATGAGATGAAGGAGGCAGGTTTGACTCCTGATACTGTGACTTACTGTTTGTTGATCCCTCTCGTCTGTAAGAAAGGGGATCTTGAGAGAGCGGTTGAGATGTCGGAAGAAGCTATCGGACACAAGGTTCTGTCTCGCCCCAACATGTATAAACCAGTGATCGATGGTTTGGTGGGTGAAGGCAAGACTGATAAAGCGATGCAGTTGGTGAAGGATGGTAAGTTACAGAGTTACTTTCGCTACCTACCGGGCGTGTCCGCTGGTAAGAAAGATACCGCTACCGTTCCTGTCTCTTCAAGTCCGGTCGAAGCTACTAGCGTGGGGGACGAGTAA
- the LOC108807595 gene encoding extensin, translated as MMPQGFPPMDYSVDVSLEMEVTKNCELCEQKVTGIMQSIIAVYSVSFGDIMKLEARANPNLFMAVIIKYRDHAKVNRLHFEGAPVTPQPGEGGGGYYNAPHVNYPYPYSPYAPPQQQFLAGNYGYPMLKQPPPPQKEKEAPEGVHKQQHTVPPPYAMQPPPPMPLSSYSYVEPPYWPVAPPSGGKCVIM; from the exons ATGATGCCGCAAGGTTTTCCTCCAATGGATTACTCTGTGGATGTG AGCTTAGAGATGGAGGTGACTAAAAACTGCGAGCTTTGTGAACAAAAAGTCACGGGAATTATGCAATCTATCATCG CGGTTTACTCTGTGAGTTTTGGCGATATAATGAAGCTGGAGGCTAGAGCTAACCCTAATTTGTTTATGGCGGTTATTATAAAGTATCGCGATCACGCTAAGGTCAACAGGCTCCACTTTGAAGGCGCACCTGTCACTCCTCAACctggagaaggaggaggaggctaTTACAACGCCCCTCATGTTAATTATCCATACCCTTATTCTCCTTATGCTCCTCCACAGCAGCAGTTTCTCGCGGGAAACTATGGTTATCCGATGTTGAAGCAGCCGCCACCGCCGCAGAAGGAGAAGGAGGCTCCAGAGGGGGTGCATAAGCAGCAGCATACTGTGCCTCCTCCTTATGCTATGCAGCCGCCACCGCCAATGCCGTTGTCTAGTTACTCTTACGTTGAACCTCCGTATTGGCCGGTGGCTCCGCCGAGTGGTGGTAAGTGTGTGATTATGTGA
- the LOC130496820 gene encoding 30S ribosomal protein S10, chloroplastic-like, whose translation MAVSSVTSFTLPSLANPTSSSSPTRQKVSLLSLLPSSSTHVSSIGFGSSVLNKPSSLFTSKIFAAPETLTLDQPSSEEFSEVPSSSSINVDADKMAPKQKIRIKLRSYWVPLIEDSCKQILDAARNTNAKTMGPVPLPTKKRIYCVLKSPHVHKDARFHFEIRTHQRMIDILYPTAQTIDSLMQLDLPAGVDVEVKL comes from the exons ATGGCGGTTTCTTCTGTAACTTCGTTCACATTGCCCTCTCTCGCCAATCCCACCTCTTCGTCTTCTCCCACCAGACAGAAAGTCTCTCTGCTTTCACTGCTTCCATCTTCTTCTACTCATGTCAGCAGCATTGGATTTGGCTCCTCCGTCCTTAACAAACCTTCCTCCTTGTTCACTAGTAAGATCTTCGCTGCTCCCGAAACCCTAACTCTCGATCAACCATCCTCTGAGGAATTCTCCGAG GTTCCGAGCTCTTCCTCCATCAATGTAGACGCAGATAAG ATGGCACCAAAGCAGAAGATTAGGATCAAGCTTAGATCATACTGGGTGCCTCTTATTGAGGACTCATGCAAGCAGATACTTGACGCTGCGAGGAATACTAATGCCAAGACTATGGGTCCTGTTCCGTTGCCGACCAAGAAGCGTATCTACTGTGTTCTCAAGTCTCCCCACGTTCACAAGGATGCAAGGTTTCACTTTGAGATCCGGACTCACCAGCGGATGATTGATATTCTCTACCCTACTGCTCAGACCATCGACTCCTTGATGCAGCTGGATCTTCCTGCTGGTGTTGATGTGGAGGTCAAGCTCTGA